In Microbacterium esteraromaticum, the following proteins share a genomic window:
- a CDS encoding Gfo/Idh/MocA family protein → MATREIGIIMNGVSGRMGYRQHLVRSILAIRDQGGIELSDGSKVTVKPLLVGRSEEKLAELAATHDIADYTTDLDAALADPQWEIYADFLVTKARATAIRKAIAAGKAIYTEKPTAESLAEALELASLARTAGVKTGVVHDKLYLPGLQKLKRLIDSGFFGRILSVRGEFGYWVFEGDWQPAQRPSWNYRTEDGGGIISDMFPHWNYVLENLFGEVKSVYAQAAVHIADRWDEKGEHYTATAEDAAYGIFELEGGVIAEINSSWTVRVNRDELVEFQVDGTHGSAVVGLFGCKIQPRNATPKPVWNPDLEDTHDYDADWQNVPTNDVFLNGFRQQWEEYLESYVLGTDYAFDLLAGARGVQFAEAGLTSSAEGRKVAIEKLSL, encoded by the coding sequence ATGGCGACTCGCGAGATCGGCATCATCATGAACGGCGTCTCCGGACGCATGGGCTACCGGCAGCACCTGGTGCGCTCGATCCTCGCGATCCGCGACCAGGGCGGCATCGAGCTCTCCGACGGCTCGAAGGTGACCGTCAAGCCGCTGCTCGTCGGCCGCAGCGAAGAGAAGCTCGCCGAGCTGGCCGCCACGCACGACATCGCCGACTACACGACCGACCTCGACGCCGCGCTCGCCGACCCGCAGTGGGAGATCTACGCCGACTTCCTCGTCACCAAGGCCCGCGCCACCGCGATCCGCAAGGCCATCGCCGCAGGCAAGGCCATCTACACCGAGAAGCCCACCGCAGAGTCGCTCGCTGAGGCGCTCGAGCTCGCGAGCCTCGCCAGGACGGCCGGCGTCAAGACCGGTGTCGTGCACGACAAGCTCTACCTCCCCGGCCTGCAGAAGCTCAAGCGCCTGATCGACTCCGGCTTCTTCGGGCGCATCCTCTCGGTGCGCGGCGAGTTCGGCTACTGGGTGTTCGAGGGCGACTGGCAGCCGGCGCAGCGCCCGAGCTGGAACTACCGCACCGAAGACGGCGGCGGCATCATCAGCGACATGTTCCCGCACTGGAACTACGTGCTCGAGAACCTCTTCGGCGAGGTCAAGAGCGTCTACGCCCAGGCCGCCGTGCACATCGCCGACCGCTGGGACGAGAAGGGCGAGCACTACACCGCGACCGCTGAAGACGCGGCGTACGGCATCTTCGAGCTCGAGGGCGGCGTGATCGCCGAGATCAACTCCTCGTGGACGGTTCGAGTGAACCGCGACGAGCTCGTCGAGTTCCAGGTCGACGGCACGCACGGCTCGGCGGTCGTGGGTCTCTTCGGCTGCAAGATCCAGCCGCGCAACGCCACCCCGAAGCCGGTCTGGAACCCCGACCTCGAAGACACGCACGACTACGACGCCGACTGGCAGAACGTGCCCACGAACGACGTCTTCCTCAACGGGTTCCGCCAGCAGTGGGAGGAGTACCTGGAGTCGTACGTGCTCGGCACCGACTACGCGTTCGACCTGCTCGCCGGCGCACGCGGCGTGCAGTTCGCCGAGGCCGGCCTCACCTCGAGCGCCGAGGGCCGCAAGGTCGCCATCGAGAAGCTGTCGCTCTGA
- a CDS encoding MarR family winged helix-turn-helix transcriptional regulator: MSDAHGADDGALDGVALDDAVHRVERELGRLFARIRVGWREAAATVHPDLQPLGYQVLASIVSGHATTAGELIERLQTDKSAISRQVRQLTELGLVDSIRDPDDRRARRLIATDLATERVTAARAAYEGRLGEKLRRWSAGDLDRVAQLLHELAR; the protein is encoded by the coding sequence ATGAGCGATGCACACGGCGCCGACGACGGCGCCCTCGACGGGGTGGCGCTCGACGACGCCGTGCACCGCGTCGAGCGGGAGCTCGGCCGGCTGTTCGCCCGCATCCGCGTCGGGTGGCGCGAGGCGGCTGCGACCGTGCATCCCGATCTGCAGCCCCTCGGCTATCAGGTGCTCGCCTCGATCGTCAGCGGGCATGCGACGACCGCCGGCGAGCTGATCGAGCGGCTGCAGACCGACAAATCGGCCATCAGCCGCCAGGTGCGCCAGCTGACCGAGCTCGGTCTGGTCGACAGCATCCGCGACCCAGACGACCGGCGGGCGCGACGCCTGATCGCGACCGACCTCGCGACAGAGCGCGTGACAGCCGCGCGCGCCGCCTATGAGGGCAGGCTCGGCGAGAAGCTGCGCCGCTGGTCGGCAGGCGACCTCGACCGCGTGGCCCAGCTGCTCCACGAGCTCGCCCGCTGA
- a CDS encoding MarR family winged helix-turn-helix transcriptional regulator, with amino-acid sequence MSAQQAADELDEQLAEFQSQLNLMFAKARTLWKESAARVHPELQPAGYKLLTFIARSGGTNAHQLSECFEMDKSVVSRQVRMLEELGLLESRADERDGRLRVLTAAPRALEMLAALRADHAERMRSAMIGLTPAEIEVASKVFRVLAEA; translated from the coding sequence ATGAGCGCGCAGCAGGCGGCCGACGAGCTCGACGAGCAGCTCGCCGAGTTCCAGAGCCAGCTGAACCTGATGTTCGCCAAGGCTCGGACGCTGTGGAAGGAGTCTGCGGCTCGCGTGCATCCCGAGCTGCAGCCCGCCGGCTACAAGCTGCTGACGTTCATCGCCCGCTCCGGCGGCACCAACGCCCACCAGCTGTCGGAGTGCTTCGAGATGGACAAGTCGGTCGTCAGCCGCCAGGTGCGGATGCTCGAGGAGCTGGGCCTGCTCGAGTCGCGCGCTGATGAGCGCGACGGCCGTCTGCGCGTGCTGACCGCAGCCCCGCGTGCGCTCGAGATGCTCGCCGCCCTGCGGGCCGACCATGCGGAACGCATGCGCTCGGCCATGATCGGGCTGACCCCCGCCGAGATCGAGGTCGCCTCGAAGGTCTTCCGGGTGCTCGCCGAGGCCTGA